In Topomyia yanbarensis strain Yona2022 chromosome 2, ASM3024719v1, whole genome shotgun sequence, one DNA window encodes the following:
- the LOC131685213 gene encoding uncharacterized protein LOC131685213 codes for MNSLFATLPKGIFVFIYADDVILVAIGKTTGRTRLKLQAAVNAVGRWANSVGFSISAPKCAISHCCNSYHLATDRPVKLAGTVIPFRKEPKILGVIIDRKMTFLPHFRRVKKDCESRKRLVRTISSRHPRWNRQSALNISQALIHSRLFYGLEITSRNWEGLIDILAPLYHGAIRSASNLLPSTPAEAACVETGVLPCRWAVAVAVLRRAMGFLEKTSGDECHLLQTAKSIHTMFANAPLPTVAQLHRVNNRAWHERGPNIDISLAVSTRAGDPPRAARAKFLQMVDQKYSNHLHIYTDGSKLGEAVGAGVSGIGAGLARRLLSVCSVFSAEAAAIVIAVTNKPEDTPTVIFSDSLSVIKALESGESKHPYVQAIEQSCDSLTTICWVPGHSGIRGNEDADQLAALGRRSRALFSNEVPSSDIIREFKAKTSEHFITHWRTLRGYPQKVKGDLEKWTDRENRVEQRALSRLRVGHTRLTHAHTITRVDPPICTSCSTRLTVEHLLINCREFDNLRRHHNLPSSIRETLANDPVHEEALLAFLKDANLFESI; via the coding sequence ATGAACTCCCTCTTTGCCACGCTCCCGAAAGGCATATTCGTATTCATCTACGCAGACGACGTGATTCTTGTAGCGATCGGGAAAACGACCGGCCGCACCAGACTGAAGCTGCAGGCTGCCGTAAACGCCGTTGGTCGGTGGGCCAACTCGGTCGGTTTCAGCATCTCCGCCCCAAAATGCGCTATTTCACACTGTTGCAACTCTTACCACTTAGCCACCGACCGGCCGGTCAAACTCGCTGGAACAGTAATACCATTCCGTAAAGAGCCAAAAATCCTTGGCGTGATAATCGACCGTAAGATGACTTTCCTTCCACACTTTCGACGGGTGAAAAAGGATTGCGAAAGCAGGAAACGTCTTGTCCGCACCATCAGCTCGAGACACCCAAGGTGGAACAGGCAAAGCGCACTTAACATCAGCCAGGCCCTCATCCACAGTCGTCTGTTCTATGGCCTTGAAATAACCAGTCGTAACTGGGAGGGTTTAATCGATATCCTCGCACCGCTGTATCACGGAGCAATCAGATCAGCCTCAAACCTGCTGCCAAGCACCCCCGCCGAAGCTGCCTGCGTCGAAACCGGCGTCCTTCCCTGTCGGTGGGCAGTGGCAGTAGCCGTTCTAAGACGAGCCATGgggttcctagaaaaaacatcgGGCGATGAATGCCATCTACTACAGACAGCTAAGAGCATACACACCATGTTTGCCAATGCCCCTCTTCCCACAGTCGCCCAGCTACATCGGGTCAACAACCGCGCATGGCACGAGCGCGGCCCAAACATAGACATCAGTCTGGCTGTATCCACCAGAGCAGGAGATCCTCCCCGGGCTGCCAGAGCCAAATTCCTACAGATGGTCGATCAAAAATACTCAAACCATCTGCACATCTACACCGACGGCTCGAAACTTGGCGAGGCGGTGGGCGCGGGTGTGAGCGGAATCGGAGCGGGCCTTGCCCGTCGTCTACTCTCCGTGTGTTCCGTGTTCTCCGCGGAAGCCGCCGCCATCGTCATTGCGGTTACCAACAAACCTGAAGACACACCCACAGTGATCTTCTCCGATTCCCTCTCAGTCATCAAAGCGCTGGAATCAGGGGAGTCCAAGCACCCCTATGTCCAAGCCATAGAACAATCCTGTGACTCATTAACTACCATATGCTGGGTACCCGGACACAGCGGAATCCGCGGTAACGAGGATGCTGACCAGTTGGCCGCGCTCGGCCGGCGCTCTCGCGCCCTGTTCTCTAATGAGGTACCGTCATCCGACATCATCAGGGAATTCAAGGCGAAGACCTCTGAGCACTTCATCACTCACTGGAGGACTCTCCGAGGCTACCCTCAAAAGGTAAAGGGAGACCTCGAAAAGTGGACAGACCGCGAAAACCGAGTCGAACAAAGAGCGCTATCCCGCCTCCGCGTGGGTCATACGAGGCTCACCCATGCCCACACCATTACCCGCGTCGATCCTCCAATATGTACATCTTGCAGCACTAGACTCACGGTGGAGCATCTACTAATAAACTGCAGGGAGTTCGACAACCTACGACGACATCACAACTTGCCCTCCTCGATTCGAGAAACACTGGCAAACGACCCAGTGCACGAAGAGGCACTACTTGCCTTCCTGAAAGATGCCAATCTTTTCGAATCCATCTGA